The following proteins are encoded in a genomic region of Magnetovibrio sp.:
- a CDS encoding GGDEF domain-containing protein gives MRITKKILTDLAIWMVMFGILAGVVFPFFVVFMGVSEALALSPMFFAATLCAGITVGGLNYLIAHWVIRPRLRYLSQKMGDIGTQIQQATYTGDWTSCSPEKCAVKVESEDEIGGCALAFNSLLDAFSESRHVEQAVVNFTHSLSSTLNIEELAEDALAQILAHTNAQAGALVIEASGELEIAAARAIKEPATILESDQIRHMFRDGKEIRFTVPDDLRIDGIVADFKPREICTIPVSFNDVPIAAMVLISSTGFKRGALRLARLFRQGLGLAIQNALAHRQLQRVAALDPLSGAYNRRFGMKRLREEYSRAVRNNSNLALIMFDIDHFKKVNDTYGHLVGDRVIVAVCDAGQRILRGDDVLVRYGGEEFCAILPGATLQNALDIAERIRRVVEETSVEDGDQRINVNISAGVAVYPDQPTESEVALLDHADKKLYVAKLEGRNQVRH, from the coding sequence GTGCGTATCACAAAGAAAATTCTGACCGATCTGGCCATTTGGATGGTGATGTTCGGTATTCTGGCGGGAGTGGTGTTTCCGTTTTTCGTCGTGTTTATGGGGGTTTCTGAAGCCCTAGCCCTCAGCCCGATGTTTTTCGCCGCCACGCTGTGCGCTGGCATCACCGTCGGCGGTTTGAATTATCTCATCGCCCACTGGGTGATCCGACCGCGCCTGCGCTATCTGTCGCAAAAGATGGGCGACATCGGCACGCAAATTCAACAGGCCACCTACACCGGCGATTGGACAAGCTGCAGCCCCGAAAAATGCGCGGTGAAAGTTGAATCGGAAGACGAAATCGGCGGGTGCGCGCTGGCCTTCAACAGTCTGCTCGATGCCTTTTCGGAATCGCGCCACGTCGAACAGGCCGTCGTCAACTTCACCCATTCCTTGTCGAGCACCCTGAACATCGAAGAACTGGCCGAAGATGCCTTGGCGCAAATCCTCGCCCACACCAATGCTCAAGCCGGTGCGTTGGTGATTGAAGCGTCGGGCGAACTGGAAATCGCCGCCGCGCGCGCCATCAAGGAGCCCGCGACAATTTTGGAAAGCGATCAAATTCGCCACATGTTCCGCGACGGCAAGGAAATCCGCTTTACGGTGCCCGACGATTTGCGCATCGACGGCATCGTTGCCGACTTCAAGCCGCGCGAAATTTGCACCATTCCCGTCTCCTTCAATGACGTGCCCATCGCCGCGATGGTGCTGATCTCGTCGACCGGTTTCAAACGCGGCGCGCTGCGTCTTGCGCGTCTGTTTCGCCAGGGTCTGGGTCTGGCCATTCAAAACGCCTTGGCGCACCGCCAACTGCAGCGGGTCGCGGCCTTGGATCCTTTGTCCGGTGCTTACAACCGGCGCTTCGGCATGAAACGCCTGCGCGAGGAATACAGCCGCGCCGTGCGCAACAACAGCAACTTGGCGCTCATCATGTTCGACATCGACCATTTCAAAAAGGTCAACGACACCTACGGCCATCTGGTCGGCGACCGCGTCATCGTCGCGGTGTGCGATGCCGGTCAGCGTATTTTACGCGGCGACGACGTTTTGGTGCGGTACGGTGGCGAGGAATTCTGCGCCATCCTGCCCGGCGCGACGCTTCAAAACGCGCTCGACATTGCCGAACGCATCCGCCGCGTGGTCGAGGAAACCTCTGTCGAAGATGGCGACCAACGCATCAACGTCAACATCAGCGCCGGCGTTGCGGTCTATCCCGACCAGCCGACCGAAAGCGAAGTAGCGTTGCTCGATCATGCCGACAAAAAGCTCTACGTCGCCAAGCTGGAAGGGCGCAACCAAGTCCGCCACTAA
- a CDS encoding carboxypeptidase M32 — translation MIKTPYQDLEDRFRRLDAVGGALSMLHWDMSAMMPSGGVDSRSEQLAVLTSIRHAMITDPALPDLLDGAEADQHLDPWQQANVAEMRRQWVHSAAVDADLVEALSRAASKCETIWRTARAESDFKAVLPSLEEVLNLTRQEAEAKADKLGVSPYDALLDQYEPGGRAADIDEVFAHLGDFLPGFLDDVLAKQACGTAILPLQGPFPAAKQKALGQTFMTALGFDFDHGRLDESHHPFCGGTYDDVRLTTRYDEADFTSALMGVLHETGHALYDQGLPKAWRGQPVGSDRGMSIHESQSLLIEMQACRSREFLEYAAPLLRDTFGGSGAAWEVDNLTRLYTKVEKGFIRVDADEVTYPAHVILRFQLERAAIAGDLQMADLPGAWNEGLQKILGITPPTDREGCLQDIHWYDGAWGYFPTYTLGAMTAAQLFAKAKSDRPDILPSIARGDFAPLLGWLRERVHAKGCSLSTRNLIATATGEPLNADHFKAHLKTRYLDS, via the coding sequence ATGATCAAAACGCCCTACCAAGACCTCGAAGACCGCTTTCGCCGTTTGGACGCCGTCGGTGGCGCGCTGTCCATGCTGCACTGGGACATGTCGGCGATGATGCCGTCGGGCGGCGTCGACAGCCGCAGCGAACAACTGGCGGTGTTGACCTCCATTCGCCATGCGATGATCACCGACCCGGCGCTGCCCGACCTGCTGGACGGGGCCGAGGCCGATCAACACCTCGATCCCTGGCAACAGGCCAACGTCGCCGAAATGCGCCGCCAGTGGGTGCACAGCGCCGCCGTGGACGCCGATTTGGTCGAAGCATTGAGCCGCGCCGCGTCCAAATGCGAAACCATCTGGCGCACGGCCCGCGCCGAATCTGATTTCAAGGCGGTTCTGCCGAGCTTGGAAGAGGTCCTCAACCTCACCCGCCAAGAAGCCGAAGCCAAGGCCGACAAGCTGGGCGTATCGCCCTATGACGCATTGCTGGACCAGTACGAACCAGGTGGCCGCGCCGCCGATATCGACGAGGTATTCGCCCATCTGGGCGATTTTCTGCCCGGTTTCCTCGACGACGTGCTGGCCAAGCAGGCCTGTGGAACGGCAATCCTGCCTCTTCAAGGACCCTTCCCGGCAGCCAAGCAAAAAGCGTTGGGCCAGACCTTCATGACGGCGTTGGGCTTCGATTTCGACCATGGTCGGCTGGACGAAAGCCATCACCCCTTTTGTGGTGGCACCTATGACGACGTGCGCCTAACCACGCGTTACGACGAGGCCGACTTCACCTCGGCGCTGATGGGCGTACTGCACGAAACCGGCCATGCACTCTACGACCAAGGCCTGCCCAAGGCGTGGCGCGGCCAGCCGGTGGGTTCGGATCGGGGCATGAGCATCCACGAAAGCCAGTCTTTGTTGATCGAGATGCAAGCCTGTCGCTCGCGTGAATTCCTCGAATATGCCGCCCCATTGCTGCGCGACACCTTTGGCGGTTCCGGCGCGGCGTGGGAGGTGGACAACCTCACCCGCCTCTACACCAAGGTCGAAAAAGGCTTCATCCGTGTCGATGCCGATGAGGTGACCTACCCCGCCCACGTGATCTTGCGTTTTCAATTGGAACGCGCGGCCATTGCCGGCGACCTGCAGATGGCGGACCTGCCGGGCGCGTGGAACGAAGGCCTGCAAAAAATCCTCGGCATCACCCCGCCGACGGATCGCGAAGGCTGCTTGCAAGATATCCATTGGTACGATGGAGCTTGGGGATACTTCCCGACCTACACGCTGGGCGCCATGACGGCGGCGCAATTGTTCGCCAAGGCCAAGTCTGACCGACCGGACATCTTACCGTCCATCGCACGCGGCGATTTCGCGCCGCTGCTGGGCTGGCTGCGTGAACGCGTGCACGCCAAGGGCTGTAGCCTATCCACCCGCAACCTGATCGCCACAGCGACGGGCGAACCCTTGAACGCGGATCACTTCAAAGCCCACCTGAAGACCCGCTACTTGGATTCATAA
- the cyoE gene encoding heme o synthase produces MADTIQDKSQTASEAAETVIEPNGGDTYRFRVADYANLLKPRVMMLVVFTAITGMVLAPGSISLWQAVVSILCIAIGAGASGAINMWYDRDIDQFMARTQKRPIPAGKVEPTQALVFGVVLAALSVVVMYFAVNSEASGLLLFTILYYVFLYTMWLKRSTPQNIVIGGASGAFPPMIGWVSVTGDFSFESGILFLIIFLWTPPHTWALALFRHGDYERVGVPMMPVVVGSHSTKVQMLIYTLLLVPVTLIPGFIGMSGLLYTAGAGALGALFLHHCWKLLKDKDDAHARPTFLFSILYLFLIFAFLLIDRVAWLPMPITF; encoded by the coding sequence TTGGCTGATACAATCCAAGACAAATCACAAACCGCCAGCGAAGCGGCTGAAACCGTGATCGAGCCAAACGGCGGCGACACCTATCGCTTCCGCGTCGCCGATTACGCCAACCTGTTGAAACCGCGGGTGATGATGTTGGTGGTGTTCACCGCCATCACCGGAATGGTGCTGGCGCCGGGTTCGATTTCCTTGTGGCAAGCGGTCGTTTCCATCCTGTGCATAGCCATTGGCGCGGGCGCGTCGGGTGCCATCAACATGTGGTACGACCGCGACATCGACCAGTTCATGGCGCGTACGCAAAAACGCCCCATCCCCGCAGGCAAGGTCGAACCCACCCAGGCGCTGGTGTTCGGCGTGGTGCTGGCCGCCCTGTCGGTTGTGGTGATGTATTTCGCCGTCAACAGCGAAGCGTCTGGCCTGTTGCTGTTCACCATTCTCTATTACGTATTCCTCTACACCATGTGGCTGAAGCGTTCGACCCCGCAAAACATCGTCATCGGCGGGGCCAGCGGCGCGTTTCCACCGATGATCGGCTGGGTTTCGGTAACGGGCGATTTCAGCTTTGAATCGGGCATCCTGTTCCTCATCATCTTCTTGTGGACTCCGCCGCATACCTGGGCGTTGGCGTTGTTCCGCCATGGCGATTACGAGCGTGTCGGCGTGCCGATGATGCCGGTGGTGGTGGGCAGCCACTCCACCAAAGTGCAGATGCTCATCTACACCTTGCTGCTGGTTCCGGTAACGTTGATCCCCGGTTTCATTGGCATGTCGGGTCTGCTGTACACCGCTGGCGCGGGCGCGCTGGGGGCGCTGTTTCTGCATCACTGCTGGAAGCTGCTCAAAGACAAAGACGATGCCCACGCGCGGCCGACGTTCCTGTTCTCGATCCTTTACCTGTTCTTGATCTTCGCCTTTTTGCTGATCGACCGGGTGGCGTGGCTGCCGATGCCGATCACCTTCTAA
- a CDS encoding cbb3-type cytochrome c oxidase subunit I, with the protein MSKSTAQVPPLMERLDVAMAEPSARPWLTRWSVVALIVLGTAGLFALPLAFGRAPGVSDYFPWFVANFHRFLVVHVDYSFVVFFLTIFAIVAHISAYRLSNGQPRFLVLEYIAFRATVVAIAGMFIPVFLMPEGEPIMSNYVPVLTSPLFYLSLVVLAGAMALMAILVLSCLFNRPQRDLDTHSFGIDMVSLAGIAASLIYLLAFAYFLYAWALLDPQLVEGQPISHQFNEELFWAGGHVLQFLNVTLLVGAWYAVASAVLGRAPFNPMTAVASIVIVTVSAYITPIFFTVYEVFSASWLLAFTNMQYVFAPVGLIVALPLIKAVLGASDKPWKNPGYVALILSPVVFGIGGVMGLFVDGQDTRTPAHYHGMIAGVTLAFMALFYTVILPLLKRPITWPRLSLTSVWLFGVGQALASSGLFIAGGHGAARKVAGAEQGLTAFTAKLGMGLNGGAGLLAIIGGALFVWVCASALIGKKSDA; encoded by the coding sequence ATGAGCAAAAGCACCGCCCAAGTCCCGCCCCTGATGGAACGCCTCGACGTCGCCATGGCGGAACCATCGGCACGGCCCTGGCTGACCCGCTGGTCGGTGGTGGCCTTGATCGTTCTTGGCACGGCGGGATTGTTTGCACTGCCGTTGGCGTTCGGCCGCGCCCCTGGGGTGAGCGATTATTTCCCGTGGTTCGTAGCCAATTTCCATCGTTTCTTGGTGGTCCATGTCGATTACAGTTTCGTGGTGTTTTTCCTCACGATTTTCGCCATCGTCGCACACATCAGCGCATACCGCCTGTCCAACGGCCAGCCACGCTTCTTGGTGCTGGAATACATCGCTTTTCGCGCCACCGTGGTGGCGATCGCAGGCATGTTCATTCCGGTTTTCCTGATGCCCGAAGGCGAGCCGATCATGAGCAACTACGTGCCGGTGCTCACCAGCCCGCTGTTCTACCTATCCTTGGTGGTGCTGGCCGGCGCCATGGCGTTGATGGCGATCTTGGTGTTGTCGTGCTTGTTCAATCGCCCGCAACGCGACCTCGACACGCACAGCTTCGGCATCGACATGGTCAGTCTTGCCGGTATCGCGGCGTCGCTGATCTATCTGCTGGCGTTCGCCTACTTTCTTTACGCTTGGGCTTTGTTGGACCCGCAACTGGTCGAAGGCCAACCGATCAGCCACCAGTTCAACGAAGAACTGTTTTGGGCCGGCGGCCACGTGTTGCAGTTTCTCAACGTCACATTGCTGGTCGGAGCCTGGTACGCGGTCGCCAGCGCGGTCTTGGGCCGCGCGCCGTTCAACCCCATGACAGCGGTCGCCTCAATCGTTATCGTCACCGTGTCGGCGTACATCACCCCGATTTTCTTTACCGTCTACGAGGTCTTTTCCGCAAGCTGGCTGCTGGCGTTCACCAACATGCAATACGTTTTCGCCCCGGTGGGCCTGATCGTGGCGCTGCCGCTGATCAAGGCGGTACTGGGCGCATCTGATAAGCCATGGAAAAACCCCGGCTACGTGGCGCTGATCCTCAGCCCGGTTGTGTTCGGCATCGGCGGCGTCATGGGGCTGTTCGTCGACGGCCAAGACACCCGCACCCCAGCGCATTACCACGGCATGATCGCGGGTGTGACGCTGGCCTTCATGGCGCTGTTTTACACCGTTATTTTGCCGCTGCTCAAACGCCCCATCACCTGGCCGCGCTTGAGCTTGACGTCGGTGTGGCTGTTCGGGGTCGGCCAGGCGTTGGCCAGCAGCGGGCTGTTCATCGCCGGCGGGCACGGCGCGGCGCGCAAGGTTGCCGGCGCGGAACAGGGCCTCACCGCCTTTACCGCCAAACTGGGCATGGGGCTGAACGGTGGCGCGGGATTGCTGGCGATCATCGGCGGCGCGTTGTTCGTGTGGGTGTGCGCAAGTGCGCTGATCGGCAAAAAAAGCGACGCTTAA
- a CDS encoding DUF420 domain-containing protein — MIEITTIPHINAVLNAATVVLLWLARSHVKAGNVNAHKKTMIAALAVSLVFLGFYLVYHFNSGLAKFGGEGIIRPIYFTILIAHVIGAVIITPLVPMAVYQAVKGNREAHKRLVKWTWPIWFYVAFSGVVVYVMALQLWPCTGACLASGLSLPGR; from the coding sequence ATGATCGAAATCACCACCATCCCGCACATCAATGCGGTCTTGAATGCTGCGACCGTCGTCCTGTTGTGGTTGGCACGCAGCCACGTCAAGGCCGGCAACGTCAACGCGCATAAGAAGACCATGATTGCGGCGTTGGCCGTTTCGCTGGTGTTTTTGGGTTTCTATCTGGTCTACCATTTTAATTCCGGCCTCGCCAAATTCGGCGGCGAAGGCATCATCCGCCCGATTTACTTCACCATCTTGATTGCCCACGTGATCGGCGCCGTGATTATTACGCCGTTGGTGCCGATGGCGGTCTATCAAGCCGTCAAAGGCAACCGTGAGGCTCACAAGCGTTTGGTCAAGTGGACGTGGCCGATCTGGTTTTACGTCGCCTTTTCCGGGGTGGTGGTCTACGTCATGGCGCTGCAGTTGTGGCCGTGCACAGGCGCCTGCCTAGCCTCCGGCCTCAGCTTGCCGGGACGCTAA
- a CDS encoding cytochrome c oxidase subunit I, translated as MSTPTTTAGHAAVPAWKEWILTTDHKRIGVLYLVGSMAAFGVAGLMALIIRAEQMQLGMQIVTSGTQYNGFLYFHGAAMILAFLIPGLTGFAANYFLPLMIGARDVAFPRINAFSVWLFYFAIVLALLSFVVPDAPDIMWTGYPPYSVTTSANTSMYVFTVHLLGFSSILGAVNFLVTVIYMRAPGMGWNQLNMFVWTTVAAFVLQLVFIPVLAAAVTLLLFDKYLGTHFYDPSAGGDVLLYQNLFWFYSHPAVYVIFLPAVGILYDIMATMAKNRVFNYKAAVYVGIWGTVGIAGIVWVHHLYISGMPDWIRLGHMVTTLLISVPVGILTLSLWGTLYKGAITYNTAMMYAASCLYLILLGGLTGIPLAIPSMTLHLSETSYVHAHFHFIMALFSAFALFAGIYYWFPKMTGRYADGPLATASFWLNFIGVNVTFWPLFIIGKEGMPRRYWDYEMFKDVQVMGFYFEDYHKVATIGAFTIALGMLLQTINFVYAAFAGKPAPTNPWNSKSLEWTHTVSPPGPGNFGDTDVVVDENWSPYEYNK; from the coding sequence ATGAGCACACCTACAACCACCGCAGGACACGCCGCTGTCCCAGCCTGGAAAGAGTGGATCCTGACCACCGATCACAAACGCATCGGTGTTCTGTATCTGGTCGGTTCCATGGCCGCTTTCGGCGTCGCTGGCCTGATGGCCCTGATCATCCGCGCAGAGCAGATGCAATTGGGCATGCAAATCGTTACCTCCGGCACCCAGTACAACGGCTTTTTGTACTTCCACGGCGCCGCCATGATTTTGGCCTTCTTGATCCCGGGTTTGACCGGTTTCGCGGCCAACTACTTCCTGCCGCTGATGATCGGCGCACGCGACGTTGCGTTCCCGCGCATCAACGCATTTAGCGTCTGGCTGTTCTACTTCGCCATTGTCTTGGCGTTGTTGAGCTTCGTCGTTCCCGATGCACCCGATATCATGTGGACCGGCTATCCGCCGTATTCCGTGACCACGTCGGCCAACACCTCCATGTACGTGTTCACCGTTCACCTGCTCGGCTTCTCGTCGATCTTGGGTGCCGTGAACTTCCTGGTGACCGTGATTTACATGCGCGCACCGGGCATGGGCTGGAACCAGCTGAACATGTTCGTGTGGACCACGGTTGCAGCGTTCGTCCTGCAGCTGGTGTTCATTCCGGTGCTTGCCGCCGCCGTGACGCTGCTGCTGTTCGATAAATACCTGGGCACGCACTTCTACGATCCATCCGCGGGCGGCGACGTGCTGCTGTATCAGAACTTGTTCTGGTTCTATTCGCACCCGGCTGTGTACGTTATCTTCCTGCCGGCCGTGGGTATCTTGTACGATATCATGGCTACCATGGCGAAGAACCGGGTGTTCAACTACAAGGCTGCGGTTTACGTCGGCATCTGGGGCACCGTTGGTATCGCCGGTATCGTGTGGGTTCACCACCTGTACATCTCAGGCATGCCCGATTGGATCCGTCTCGGCCACATGGTCACGACGCTTCTGATCTCGGTTCCGGTCGGTATTTTGACCCTGTCGCTGTGGGGCACGCTCTACAAAGGCGCAATCACCTATAACACCGCCATGATGTATGCGGCATCTTGCCTGTATCTCATCTTGCTCGGTGGTCTGACTGGTATTCCGCTGGCGATCCCGTCGATGACGCTGCACCTGTCGGAAACCTCTTACGTGCATGCGCACTTCCACTTCATCATGGCTCTGTTCTCGGCGTTCGCTCTGTTCGCTGGCATTTACTACTGGTTCCCCAAAATGACCGGTCGTTATGCAGACGGCCCGCTGGCCACCGCCAGCTTCTGGCTCAACTTCATCGGTGTGAACGTGACCTTCTGGCCGCTGTTCATCATCGGTAAAGAAGGCATGCCGCGTCGTTACTGGGACTATGAAATGTTCAAGGACGTTCAGGTGATGGGCTTCTACTTTGAGGACTACCACAAAGTGGCGACCATCGGCGCATTCACCATTGCCTTGGGCATGTTGTTGCAGACCATCAACTTCGTCTACGCGGCGTTCGCGGGCAAGCCTGCTCCGACCAATCCGTGGAACTCGAAGTCCTTGGAATGGACCCACACCGTGAGCCCTCCGGGACCGGGTAACTTCGGCGACACCGATGTGGTGGTCGACGAAAACTGGAGCCCGTACGAGTACAACAAGTAA
- a CDS encoding cytochrome c oxidase subunit II, translating to MRKLLSAMTGLAGGALLSTQAFAQEIRNPAAEWEHLWNEVIMDITVIGVIMSVAAIVMLVKYRATSPEQVGTAKKLTTVQSISFALIPASIFMADDFYLAANGWTVWNAYRRVPENAMEVKVTAYQWYFEFEYPDGTVADGSDFSAIKVPAGQPTVFRMTSEDVIHSFGLPYYRVKEDVMPGRITYIWINPDKEQTEAVLQCAEFCGDSHSQMANPIHAVPQAEFDAWLAELAAEG from the coding sequence ATGAGGAAATTACTGTCAGCAATGACGGGCTTGGCTGGCGGCGCATTGCTGTCGACCCAGGCTTTTGCACAGGAAATCCGCAATCCGGCCGCGGAGTGGGAACACCTGTGGAACGAGGTGATCATGGATATCACCGTGATCGGCGTCATCATGTCTGTTGCAGCCATTGTGATGTTGGTTAAGTACCGCGCGACAAGCCCCGAACAGGTTGGCACCGCAAAGAAATTGACCACCGTTCAGTCGATTTCGTTTGCTTTGATCCCGGCTTCGATCTTCATGGCCGATGACTTCTATCTGGCCGCCAACGGCTGGACCGTTTGGAACGCCTATCGTCGCGTTCCGGAAAACGCCATGGAAGTCAAAGTCACGGCGTATCAGTGGTACTTCGAATTCGAATACCCCGACGGCACCGTAGCCGATGGCAGCGATTTCAGTGCCATTAAGGTTCCCGCCGGTCAGCCGACGGTGTTTCGCATGACGTCGGAAGACGTGATCCACTCGTTCGGTCTGCCCTACTACCGCGTCAAAGAAGACGTGATGCCGGGCCGTATCACCTACATCTGGATCAATCCGGACAAAGAGCAAACTGAAGCCGTCCTTCAGTGTGCAGAATTCTGCGGTGACAGCCACTCGCAAATGGCCAACCCGATCCACGCCGTCCCGCAGGCCGAGTTTGACGCTTGGCTCGCCGAACTCGCTGCTGAAGGCTAA
- a CDS encoding SCO family protein: MFGTRTLMASALLGCALAAFPAKAQYGGAVPVSDIDPSIFQIDETKYLGTKVSGDIQLIDEQGQEFTLADKLGKPLILVLSYYTCDGSCSVINQDLNAQLADISGIKPGEDFNVLTISFDEHDDLNSVGVFKQHLKMTENMNGSWSFATFKNKDQIKPFAESIGFHYFWSPQDRTFFHPGAFMFLTPEGRLARVLYALNSAPQDIKLAVFDAKAGEFKPGEIIDFAVSLCYSYNYAEGKYTVSIPLFVGVGALSLGVSSFAVSVLFFRRRRRGRLS, from the coding sequence ATGTTTGGCACCCGTACTCTTATGGCAAGCGCCCTGCTGGGCTGTGCTTTGGCTGCATTTCCAGCCAAGGCACAGTACGGCGGTGCCGTGCCTGTGTCGGACATCGACCCATCCATCTTCCAAATCGACGAAACGAAGTATCTCGGCACCAAGGTCAGCGGCGATATTCAGCTGATCGACGAGCAAGGGCAGGAATTCACCCTGGCCGACAAGCTCGGAAAACCTCTCATATTGGTTTTGTCCTATTACACGTGTGATGGCAGTTGTTCCGTCATCAACCAAGATCTCAACGCCCAGTTGGCCGATATCAGCGGCATTAAGCCGGGGGAAGATTTCAACGTTCTGACCATCTCGTTCGACGAACACGATGATCTGAACAGCGTCGGCGTTTTCAAGCAGCATTTGAAAATGACCGAAAACATGAACGGGTCCTGGTCATTCGCGACCTTCAAGAACAAAGACCAGATCAAGCCGTTCGCGGAATCCATCGGATTTCATTATTTCTGGTCGCCCCAGGATCGGACCTTTTTCCATCCGGGCGCCTTCATGTTCCTGACCCCGGAAGGGCGTCTGGCGCGGGTGTTGTACGCACTCAACTCCGCGCCGCAGGATATAAAGCTGGCCGTTTTCGATGCCAAAGCCGGTGAATTCAAGCCGGGTGAGATCATCGATTTCGCCGTAAGTCTTTGTTACAGTTACAACTATGCTGAGGGGAAGTACACGGTCAGCATTCCGTTGTTTGTTGGTGTCGGCGCATTGTCCTTAGGCGTCTCATCATTTGCAGTTTCCGTCCTGTTTTTTCGCAGGCGGAGGAGAGGGAGGTTAAGTTAA
- a CDS encoding heme-copper oxidase subunit III, with protein sequence MTSDADTAHVHEHHWEWSWAPLLVVAGTFLLLPIAFGFYFAYDNLMMTAVFAGLGTVILLAGVSMWVNEGLTQTPLLAGVANIGLPIFILSEIFIFLSLFSSYWMMRLGIESWPPEGTPEIDKLLPVIMTVILVSSSITCHVAEEKLDHADLSGFNKWWVYTILLGTLFLGCTIYEWNHLIHMDFIPGTNAYSSAFYTITGFHASHVLVGLAAFVAVLIPALGGRTNKTFVNCVSVYWHFVDIVWFFVASQIYFW encoded by the coding sequence ATGACTTCTGATGCAGATACCGCCCACGTGCATGAGCACCACTGGGAATGGAGCTGGGCGCCGCTTTTGGTGGTAGCCGGCACGTTTTTGCTGCTGCCGATCGCTTTCGGGTTCTACTTCGCATACGACAACCTGATGATGACGGCGGTTTTCGCTGGCCTGGGCACCGTTATTTTGCTCGCCGGCGTTTCCATGTGGGTCAACGAAGGCCTCACGCAAACCCCGCTTCTCGCTGGTGTGGCCAATATCGGCCTGCCGATCTTCATCCTTTCGGAAATCTTCATCTTCCTGTCGCTGTTTTCCAGCTACTGGATGATGCGTCTGGGCATTGAATCCTGGCCGCCCGAAGGCACGCCTGAAATCGACAAACTGCTTCCGGTGATCATGACCGTGATCCTGGTGTCGTCGTCGATTACCTGTCACGTGGCTGAAGAAAAGCTCGATCACGCGGATCTGTCCGGCTTCAACAAATGGTGGGTCTACACCATCTTGTTGGGAACCCTGTTCTTGGGTTGCACCATCTATGAATGGAACCACCTGATTCATATGGACTTCATTCCGGGCACCAACGCCTATTCGTCCGCATTTTACACCATCACCGGCTTCCACGCTTCGCACGTGCTGGTCGGTTTGGCTGCATTCGTCGCGGTTTTGATCCCGGCTTTGGGTGGTCGCACGAACAAAACGTTCGTCAACTGCGTGTCGGTTTACTGGCACTTTGTGGACATCGTTTGGTTCTTCGTCGCTTCCCAGATTTATTTCTGGTAA